Part of the Marinobacterium rhizophilum genome is shown below.
GGCTGGCGCGGCGGCGAATGCCCATGATGGGCTGCATTTCATTGATCGCAGTGGTCGAGCCCTCGGACTGCAGCATGCAGTCATAGGTCAGGGCGCGTTCGTGCCGCAACAGTTCGGTTTCGGTTTCCACCGCCATCACCGACCCCAGGGCACGGTTCATGTACGCCCGCGCATGCTCGTTGTCGGTGTCGATAAAGTGCGCCAGGGAACCGGCCTTGTAACGCCCCAGCCAGTCATCGCTCTTGGTGGTATTGATGATACGGCTGCCCTTGAGATGACGGCCTTTGCGACGGTAAATGGTGATGGCTTCCTTGACCCGGTCCGGGTCCACCACCAGCGCCTCGCGCCGGGCACCCAGGAAGGATTCGATTGCCACGCGCCATTTGTCGTCATTGATATCGACCAGCTCGCAGATGGGGGTCGACTCGATACCGTATTCCGCCAGCAGCTCCATCAGTTCCTGGGTATTGCGGCGCACCGGCGCCCGCCCCTGCTTGAGCTGCTCCACCGCACCTTTCTGGTTCTGGATTTCAGAGCGCAGTTCGTTGATGCGTATCACCGAGCGCTCGAACTGGCGGGCGATTTCGCGCCGTACGCCGTCGACATGCTTCTTGAGCTGTTCCAGGTTGTTGTCGACCTCAACCGGTGACTCGGGCCAGAGGTCGGCCATCATGTCGCCGCCCTCGCGCCACAGGCTGACGGACTGCTGAATGACGGGGCGGAAATTTTCCGGCATCAGCTGCTCGAAGCTGGCAAAGCCGACGGTCGTGCGCAACACGCTGTGAACATGCTGGATACGGTCCTTGATCCCCCCGAGCTCATGCTGGCGCGCGGTGATGGCGGATTCCAGCGCCTTGATCTGGTGCGCGCTGTCGGTGTTGTTCAGGCGGGCACGGGCTTCGGCCAGGTCCTGCATGATCTGGTTCAGCTTATCGGACTGCTGCTCCAGCTTCAGCTGGTAGGCGCCCTCTTTTTCCTGGTTCTCTTCCAGGCGTTCGGCCGCTGCCTCTTTTTTCAGATCGGTGTTCTCAAAGCGGGACTCGTGCACCACCCACTCGTATTCCACGGCATTGCGTACATTTCGCGCAATACCCCGGCACAGTTCCTGTACCTTTTCGAGTTCCTCGATGCGCCGGGAGACCTCCTGCGTCTTGTGCTCCATGGCGCGGTATTCGTCGAGCGACTTTCGAAAGGCACCGACATGCACGATGCTCTCGTCCAGCACGAACTCGCGGATAAAGCGGGTTGGGCTGTCGATGGGCAGGAACTTCAGCGCATTACGGAAGTTCTTAACGAATTTCTCGTCATCATTGGGCATCTGCGGATCATGGCTCAGGTGCGTGACCATTTCGCGAATAAAGCGATTGGCGCGCTTTTCCAGCACCATATCCGGGCACGCCTTGAGCAGGCTGGCGCGCACCTCGTTCCAGGCGCGGGGAATACGCCCCTCGCCCTCGCGACGGGTGAAATCATCCAGCGAGACAGAAAAATCCTGCAGGATAAAACGCCCCAGGATGTCTTCGTCGGCCGACGCGGTGGAGGCACTGATGGCAATGCCGACGCAGCTTTCGCGCGCCGTTTCGGTATCGAAAAAGCTCAGCGCCATGTAGCTGATGGCATCTTCGCGGGCGTTACCCTTCTTGCCGCTGTCATCCATCATCCCCAGGCAGTAGGTCCGCAGGCTGCGCTCGCTCTTTTCCCCGGCCGAGGCGTTAAAGCTCAGGTAACGCTTGTGACCGCCCATAAGCACGGTCTGGATCGCATCCAGCAACGACGACTTGCCGGACCCATTGGGCCCGACGATGGCGACATTGCCCTTGATCGGGATTTCAATGGCACCGAGTACATACCAGTTGACCAGAACGATTCTATTGAGCTGCTTCATCAGCGGCCTCCTCGGCAGGCACCATTTCATCGCGGGGATCCGCGTCACACAGGGCTTCCAGCTGACCGACGAAGTCCTCGACCACCACCTGGCGGATGGTGGGATTAATGCCCAGCGGAAGGTTTTTCGGTTCGGTTTCCAGCGGCTTGCCGCGCTCGATCAGGCCATGGCGCGAAAACAGCGACAGGATTTCCTTCAGGCGGGTTTCGTTGGGGATCTCCTTGGCCGTCAGGTTCTCGTACAGCCCCAGCAGCTCGTCAGTGCTGGTATAGGCCTTGCCGCCCTCGACTTCGAAATTCTCCAGTTTCTGCTCGTACTGCTGGCGCAGGCACAGCAGCAGCAGCGATTCATCGAGGCGCAACCGCATGACCCGTTCTTCGCCCTTGGGCAATACACCCAGGTAGGCTTCGTCCGGCTGATAGATCAGCGACCAGCCGATGGCCTCGAACAGGTTGGTGAAATAATCGACATGGGATGCCACCAGGAAATAACTGTCGCGGTGCCCCGGCCGCTCGGCGTAAAGAAACTGACTGACCAGCAGCAGGTTCGCCGCGCGGGAAAAGTCGTCGGCCTTGTACTGGTCGCTTCGACCGATGATTTTCTGCAGATCACCCAGCATTTATAGTTTCCTTTGAATCACGAAATCTCGACACTCAACCATATCGGCCACATTGACATAGTTGTCCTTGAAGCGAACCGAGTAGGCCTGCATGGTGCCCTTGCCCTTCTTGCCAAGCGAGGCCAGGTGGCGCACATAGCTGAAACAGATATAGTCTTCGATCGTCTCGATACGAAAGCCGCCGGCCTCCAGGCTGTTGCGCGTACCCAGGTTGCTCTCGAGGTAGGCATCTATGCGTTCGGGCGTCACTTCCCGACGCTCCTTGTATTCCTTGAACAGGCGCCGCAGCTCCAGTACTTTCGGGTCGATCTCGGCCTGGTGAATCACCCGGGGCTGCGCCTCGATGCGCCGGCGCATGGGCGAGCGCACACTGGAGGGTGACAGGAAGCTGATGGATTCCAGCGTATCGACCCGCGGTATTTCTGCATCCGGGCGGCGCGCAATCTCGCTGATCACGCGGGACAGGCGCGCGGCCATGCCCGGCGTGGTCTTGTCCATGTAGCGCACGGTATCGGCCACCCGTTTTTCCAGCCGGTAGCGGAAATCATCGATGGTCGCCAGGCGTTTATCCACCGAATCGAAGATACGGATAATGCGGTTGATATGCTGATGCACCCGCGCCTCGGCCTCGTCGTGACTGACTTCAAACTGCATCTGGTAGTGCACGGTCAGTTTCTCGAGCCGCAGACTGTCAAACTGCAACTCGCGCAACAGTGACAGGATCTGACGCCGGAAGCGGAACGGGTTGTTCTTGGTTTTCAGCGTTTTGTAGTCCGACACCAGGATGTGCTCAACAAAACGATCGAAGAAGCGCCGGACGATTTCCTGCGCATTGTTGGTTTCTGCCAGGCTGATCTTGAGCTCGCGCAGCCCCAGCAGCATGTCGGTCAGGTGGGCGCTGAAATCCGCCGCCGTCTGTGCCGCTTCCGCCAGCGTGATACCGCGACCGACCGGGTCGTTAATGGCAGATTCCAGCGAGCTGAGCACGTTCAGCACGGCACCGCCGTAGGAGCGTTTTTCCAGATTGGCGATGGACACCAGAGACCGCAGCAGGTAGCTGATCGACGGCGACAACAGCACGAAGGTACGGTAAATGCGCTGCTCTTCTTCCAGCCAGCCGGTCTGCACCAGGCGACGGTATACACGGCTGGCATATTCCGCCGCCGAGCGTGGCGGCTCGCCACCCTCTGCATCCTCGTCGTCCTCCGGCTCCCAGCGGCGCACCCCCAGGCGTACCACCGCATCTTCGATGGCCGATCGCACCAGGTCCTTGGGGATGAAAGGGTCGATCAGGTCCTCATCGAAGAACAGATCCGCCAGCGCGAGCATAACCGCCTGATAGATATGGCGATTCTGACCCGAGAGCGGCAGAAATAAGTCATCTGGCAGCTTGTTGAACAGCATTCGTTCCGGTTCCTCTGCCGCCCCTGAGGGGCAAAGCCCGTTGCATTGGAAAACAGAGGATTCTAACGGAAAACGCACCTGTTAATAACCCTGATGCGCAAGAAGAAAGCGGTGCGGTCCCGCCCCGCCCTGCACCGGCCGTACTGCTACCGGCAGCCGTTATAAAAAGGGCTGACACTCAGGTCAGCCCTTTCTCCAGCGAGAGTTTCGTTAGTGGCTTTACTGATCCGTCAGCAGGTTATTGCCCGCGACCAGAGCATCGATAATTTGCTGATCATTCAGCGTACCACCGGCCGTCAGATCAACGCCCTGCAGTACGATTTTCTGCGTCACGTCCGCACTGTTGAGCGCATCATGGGCGATGGAAACCGTGGTGTTGGCACCGTCCCAGGCAAAACTCAGGAACTGATCCAGATTGTCTGCATCGACACCCGAACCATCGTGCTCGCCCTGCAGCAGATCCGCCAGATTCAGCACATCCCCCTCGGCAATGCTGAAGTCTGTCACCGTATCGACCGCCGGCGCTGCCTGGGTACCCTCGTCGCCGTCATTCCAGACGAAGATATCGGAGCCGCCATTACCGGTAAGGATATCGTTGCCGGCACCACCGATGAGTTCGTCGTCGGTATCCGCACCGCCGAGGGCGTCATCCCCACTGGTTCCGGTAACGGCACCATTTACCGGCTTGACAGTGAGATCAATCGTACTCGCAACGGTATCCCCATCACCATCGGCCATTGCTATATCAAACGCCATCGACACATCACTGCCCGCAAGCGCCGTATCAAACCCGAAAGCACCCAGCGCAAAGGCGTTACCTGAGAAAGTACCGCCATCAGGGTTGGTCTGTCCGCTAACGTTCTCGATTTCGACGGCTTCGAAGTCGGATGCGCCCATAAAGCTAATACTCTGCCCCGCCTTTACCCCGGACACATACAAGATGTCGCCACTCATCGAAGTAAAGTAGTCGACACCCAATGTTAGAACCGTGACACCGTCCGCAGCCGTCACGACCACCGACGCCAGCATCAGCGCAAGCGGGGTCGAGTTGCCAGCAAGGTCCTTTTTATTTCCGGTATCATCAAAATCGAGAATTTTAAAGCCAAGGGCAGCCACCTGGTTTGCATTCCCCTGCACCTGAATCAACGTAACAGAGAAGTTATTCACCGCGTAGTGGTCATCGTAGATGAAACCCGTCGGGTCTTTCTCATCGTCCGCGCCATCACGACGCAAGTCAGTCACAAAGTCGAGCCGCAGGATATCATCGGGATTCAGCGCCTGACCCCCACCAACACCAATGTCATCACTGTCGGTATTCACCGTACTGCCGGGGGCGGTGACCAGCAAATCCTGGCTGTCGTTGGTATCGTCCATGATATCTCCGCCATCACCATCGACACCGACCCATTGATTCAAGCCTGCCGCCGTATCGCTGAAGTCATCGAACAATACCCCGGAGCCGTCATCAATTTTCTGATGCAGTTCAACTGTGTACAGATCACTTGATTGCGTATCTGCATCCGGGTTCAGCGTAATGGTCATCACCAGCGTATCAGCGCCGTCACGCACCTCCAGGGTGTCGGTACCGAATCCGGTCATGAACAGGTCTTCACCGCCGCTGGTTACCGCCGTCACTCCGTCGGCTGCGAACAATTGAGTGCCGTCAGTGCCGACGAAAACCGTGCTGCCGAGGCCGTCAGCACCGGTATTACCGAATACATCCAGTGCCGCAACGCCACCCGCTGACGCAGAATTGACAATAGTGGTCGACATCGGAGCAAAGGCACTTGGGCCGTCATCGGCAAACTGGATATTCCCCCCAAGGTCAATAACCTGGGTATCCGTTGCCGAGTCGCCATCACCGTCAACGATGGTGTAGGAGACACTGAGATTAACCAACCCATTCGCCAGCACCTGCACATCATCATCGTAGGCCGGCATCGACTCTGCGAGGGTATGATCCAGGACGCCGTACTGGCTCAGGGTGACCTTGCCGTCAGCCGCAACACCGATACTGAACACCACGCTGGCATCAATAGAGACGGGCGCTGACAGGCTGGTCGACCCCACCACCGTGCCATCTGCCAGCTGATACAGGAAGATATCCGCCCCACCACTGCTTAAACCCGAGGATGTTCCATCCCCCGACACCAGACTCAGAGCAAAACTGTAACCCGCGCTCGACAGCCCATCCGCCCCCGTGGACGTCGACAGGGTCACCGGAACCCCGAAAACAACTGCGCTGGTGGCGGTATCTGTCTCGGTCGGGTCGCCGTCCGTTCTGCTGTCCTGCGTCTTCAGCACCACATTGGTGTCACTGCCCAGCGTCAGCGTCACGCTGGGCTCATCATCGACAAAGCTGATATTGCCGCCCAGGTCGACGCTGGCACTGTCCGTCGCGGTATCACCGTCACTGTCGGTGGTGGTCGCCGTCGCCGTCAGCTCAACCAGGCCGTTAGCCAGGGCAATCACATCGTCGAAGGCACCGCCTTCGATATGATCAATGGCTTCGGACTGTGTCAGCGTGACAAAGCCATCGCCATCCACCGATATGGTGAATACGGGCGTGCCGCCGGCACTGCCGACGATCTCGCCGCCCACCAGCGCCAGGGTGATATCCACCCCGCCGCTGTTAAGCCCCGAATCATCGCCATTGCTGACACCCGCCGCCAGGGCCAGGCTGTAGCTGACCACCGTGCTGCCTGCACCATCGGCACCGTAAATCGGCGTCGCGGCAAAGATGCCTCCAAAGGCGGCACTCGATACCGCAACATCATCGTCGGTCGGATCGCCGTCGGTCAGGGCATCGTCGGTCTGCAGCACCACGGCGGCCTCACCGGTCGCGGTAATAGTGACACTGGGTTCATCATCCACAAAGCTGATATTGCCCCCAAGGTCGACGCTGGCACTGTCCGTCGCGGTATCACCGTCACTGTCGGTGGTGGTCGCCGTCGCCGTCAGCTCAACCAGGCCGTTAGCCAGGGCAATCACATCGTCGAAGGCACCGCCTTCGATATGATCAATGGCTTCGGACTGTGTCAGCGTGACAACGCCATCGCCATCCACCGATATGGTGAATACGGGCGTGCCGCCGGCACTGCCGACGATCTCGCCGCCCACCAGCGCCAGGGTAATA
Proteins encoded:
- a CDS encoding SbcC/MukB-like Walker B domain-containing protein, with the translated sequence MKQLNRIVLVNWYVLGAIEIPIKGNVAIVGPNGSGKSSLLDAIQTVLMGGHKRYLSFNASAGEKSERSLRTYCLGMMDDSGKKGNAREDAISYMALSFFDTETARESCVGIAISASTASADEDILGRFILQDFSVSLDDFTRREGEGRIPRAWNEVRASLLKACPDMVLEKRANRFIREMVTHLSHDPQMPNDDEKFVKNFRNALKFLPIDSPTRFIREFVLDESIVHVGAFRKSLDEYRAMEHKTQEVSRRIEELEKVQELCRGIARNVRNAVEYEWVVHESRFENTDLKKEAAAERLEENQEKEGAYQLKLEQQSDKLNQIMQDLAEARARLNNTDSAHQIKALESAITARQHELGGIKDRIQHVHSVLRTTVGFASFEQLMPENFRPVIQQSVSLWREGGDMMADLWPESPVEVDNNLEQLKKHVDGVRREIARQFERSVIRINELRSEIQNQKGAVEQLKQGRAPVRRNTQELMELLAEYGIESTPICELVDINDDKWRVAIESFLGARREALVVDPDRVKEAITIYRRKGRHLKGSRIINTTKSDDWLGRYKAGSLAHFIDTDNEHARAYMNRALGSVMAVETETELLRHERALTYDCMLQSEGSTTAINEMQPIMGIRRRASQLEVQGRQVDQMVNEFTTLGKQHSALEKLRDNLISLANALLGVNGRVFDLVNQREQLNGEIEGQRQAVEDLRNQDDSGIQQTIADLVAAQKSATDEQKQLMDRLQKARTAMIKDNAAVEVLEQELVEHSAARGRCQENPIFDAQAAQEKRDYLDETCVGELERIIFEAAKKAQAELQLHDKKKNAVRDAVAQYKARYHGGGLSHQALDMINADSSHADLEAFVDKTVAALVDSELAEYAKKAERARLEAETAFRSDFVAHLNDQIDKIKDLIRELNAHLKNRPFHKEMYSFEMMPNPELKDILELVEAYTRMDQANVGSLFDLKNDGDKPHHQALEKIHDVLKDEGESSLLQDYRNFYNFELVVKDLDGNRKTTLTQRIKTGSGGEHQVPFYVAMAAAMGATYRLREGADGLPLGGMSLSVFDEAFNKLDSENTITSLAFMSDLGLQTIIAAPDEKYSLLSSCMDTIINVCRDGRVVDIDVEFPTEKGKELLNSDHPRTLLAAMSEGPLDEVLEPA
- a CDS encoding DUF4194 domain-containing protein, yielding MLGDLQKIIGRSDQYKADDFSRAANLLLVSQFLYAERPGHRDSYFLVASHVDYFTNLFEAIGWSLIYQPDEAYLGVLPKGEERVMRLRLDESLLLLCLRQQYEQKLENFEVEGGKAYTSTDELLGLYENLTAKEIPNETRLKEILSLFSRHGLIERGKPLETEPKNLPLGINPTIRQVVVEDFVGQLEALCDADPRDEMVPAEEAADEAAQ
- a CDS encoding Wadjet anti-phage system protein JetA family protein, whose product is MLFNKLPDDLFLPLSGQNRHIYQAVMLALADLFFDEDLIDPFIPKDLVRSAIEDAVVRLGVRRWEPEDDEDAEGGEPPRSAAEYASRVYRRLVQTGWLEEEQRIYRTFVLLSPSISYLLRSLVSIANLEKRSYGGAVLNVLSSLESAINDPVGRGITLAEAAQTAADFSAHLTDMLLGLRELKISLAETNNAQEIVRRFFDRFVEHILVSDYKTLKTKNNPFRFRRQILSLLRELQFDSLRLEKLTVHYQMQFEVSHDEAEARVHQHINRIIRIFDSVDKRLATIDDFRYRLEKRVADTVRYMDKTTPGMAARLSRVISEIARRPDAEIPRVDTLESISFLSPSSVRSPMRRRIEAQPRVIHQAEIDPKVLELRRLFKEYKERREVTPERIDAYLESNLGTRNSLEAGGFRIETIEDYICFSYVRHLASLGKKGKGTMQAYSVRFKDNYVNVADMVECRDFVIQRKL